The proteins below are encoded in one region of Engraulis encrasicolus isolate BLACKSEA-1 chromosome 1, IST_EnEncr_1.0, whole genome shotgun sequence:
- the LOC134453800 gene encoding complement C3-like isoform X3, with the protein MDGRMNKHFGMQQVVMEVWLVVAILYLPTLTQCSPLFVMSAPNPLRVGAPEKVFVEAQDYAGGAFDITVRVKDFPFKTKLLAEQTLQLSQNNNYQALAEITIPMGDGVFDDDRGVNQYMYLIAQFPGKVMERVVLVSFQSGYIFVQTDKTIYTPSSTVRYRIYSLDVSMKPSEEPVTVDVVDAEGAVVSREDLTPHKGVCSGDYKLQAFGSTGTWTIVTRFKSTPQNNFTYNFEVKNYVLPQVEIMLSLQKSHFYIDDEELMVNITARYLNGMEVTGAAFIEFSLQHLETDHRSVAVATQRVKINGGMGHAAMTRQHLLQVSPGTDGIQHLTGALIHVNVTVVSQTGYETAHANSGIQIVTSPYTLHFKKTHTYFKPGLLFDVMLLVRNVDGSPAEGVQMQLSNRKSSDDITGTTGSNGLVKLTVNTDIADSSLAITATTKDPDLIDERQARQSMTAFPYESTTGSKNYLHIGISDTELMLGDQVKVDLIVKRSPGVENQDLTYLILSKGHLLQAERIKSQGQSVVSLSLTVTKDMAPSFRIVAYYHVGSSEVVSDSVWVDVKDTCIGKLVVKQSGPGEVYFQTRLEITGDPGAKVGLVAVDKGVYILNNKHRLSQTKIWDVIERQDTGCTAGSGENSMEVFYDAGLLFETSTAGGTNSRTGYRCPSHQRRQRSLEDDDKDAVIDILDDVIPRSHFQESFFWSMEQLPICAYGEQNWDITVTEGLSGWVISAVSLSEASGLCVADPIEISRTKALFTLDLKVPAFSKCNEQLEVMAILHNPEDEDIKSHIQMC; encoded by the exons atggacggacggatgaaCAAACATTTTGGTATGCAgcaggtggtgatggaggtgtggCTGGTTGTTGCCATCCTCTATCTTCCCACTCTCACGCAATGCAGCCCACT GTTTGTAATGTCGGCTCCTAACCCGCTGAGGGTGGGCGCCCCAGAGAAGGTGTTTGTGGAGGCACAGGATTACGCTGGAGGTGCTTTTGACATCACAGTCAGGGTGAAAGACTTCCCATTCAAGACCAAGCTGTTGGCCGAGCAGACATTACAGCTAAGCCAGAACAACAACTATCAAGCACTGGCAGAAATCACA ATCCCGATGGGAGATGGTGTCTTCGATGACGACAGAGGCGTAAACCAGTATATGTATCTGATAGCCCAGTTTCCAGGGAAGGTGATGGAGAGAGTGGTGCTGGTGTCTTTCCAGTCCGGATACATCTTTGTACAGACTGACAAGACCATATACACACCATCCAGCACTG TTCGCTATAGAATCTACAGCCTGGATGTCTCCATGAAACCTTCAGAAGAGCCAGTAACTGTGGATGTAGTG GATGCGGAAGGGGCAGTAGTAAGCCGGGAGGATTTGACCCCACACAAGGGTGTCTGCTCAGGAGATTACAAACTTCAAGCCTTCGGCAG CACTGGGACATGGACAATTGTGACTAGATTCAAAAGTACACCACAGAATAACTTCACTTACAACTTTGAGGTGAAGAACTATG TCCTGCCCCAAGTGGAGATTATGCTGTCACTTCAGAAGTCCCATTTCTACATCGACGATGAGGAACTCATGGTGAATATCACTGCCAG GTACTTGAACGGGATGGAGGTGACTGGTGCTGCCTTCATTGAGTTTTCATTGCAACATCTGGAGACAGACCACAGGAGTGTAGCAGTAGCAACTCAGAGAGTGAAG ATCAATGGAGGCATGGGACATGCAGCAATGACAAGACAGCACCTCCTACAGGTGTCTCCTGGTACTGATGGCATACAGCATCTCACTGGAGCACTCATACATGTCAATGTGACCGTGGTTAGCCAAACAG GCTATGAAACAGCACATGCTAACAGTGGCATTCAAATTGTCACATCTCCTTACACCCTTCACTTCAAGAAGACACATACATACTTCAAGCCAGGATTACTATTTGATGTCATG CTGTTGGTGCGCAATGTGGATGGTTCCCCAGCGGAGGGCGTCCAGATGCAACTCTCAAACAGGAAGTCATCAGATGACATCACAGGCACTACAGGAAGTAATGGACTGGTGAAGCTAACGGTCAACACCGACATTGCAGACTCCTCACTGGCCATTACT GCTACAACAAAGGACCCCGATCTCATTGATGAGCGTCAGGCGAGGCAGAGCATGACAGCGTTCCCGTACGAGTCCACGACCGGCTCCAAGAACTACCTACACATCGGCATCAGTGATACTGAGCTCATGCTTGGAGACCAGGTCAAGGTTGACCTGATCGTCAAACGAAGCCCTGGAGTAGAGAACCAAGACCTCACTTACCTT atccTGAGCAAAGGTCATCTCCTGCAGGCAGAGAGGATAAAGTCACAGGGCCAGTCTGTGGTGTCCTTGAGCCTAACAGTGACCAAGGACATGGCCCCCTCCTTCCGCATCGTGGCCTACTACCATGTGGGATCCTCTGAGGTGGTGTCAGACTCAGTCTGGGTGGACGTCAAGGATACATGCATTGGGAAG CTGGTAGTGAAACAATCTGGACCAGGTGAAGTGTACTTTCAAACGCGCCTGGAGATCACTGGAGACCCAGGGGCCAAAGTGGGACTAGTGGCTGTGGACAAGGGCGTCTACATCCTCAACAACAAGCACAGACTCAGCCAGACCAAG ATCTGGGATGTCATTGAGAGACAGGACACTGGCTGCACGGCTGGCAGTGGTGAAAACAGTATGGAGGTTTTCTACGACGCTGGGCTACTATTTGAGACCAGTACCGCGGGAGGAACCAACTCACGAACAG GCTATCGCTGCCCCTCTCATCAAAGAAGACAACGCTCTCTTGAAG ATGATGACAAAGATGCAGTAATAGACATCTTGGATGACGTAATTCCGCGATCACACTTCCAGGAAAGCTTCTTTTGGAGCATGGAGCAGCTGCCAATATGTGCCTATGGTGAACAAAACTG GGACATCACCGTGACTGAGGGCCTCTCCGGCTGGGTCATCTCAGCAGTCAGTCTCTCAGAGGCAAGTG GCCTTTGTGTTGCGGACCCCATTGAGATCAGCAGGACGAAGGCCCTGTTCACGCTGGACCTGAAGGTTCCTGCGTTCTCTAAATGCAACGAGCAGCTGGAGGTTATGGCCATCCTGCACAACCCAGAGGATGAAGATATCAAG AGCCACATACAGATGTGCTGA
- the LOC134453800 gene encoding complement C3-like isoform X1, with the protein MDGRMNKHFGMQQVVMEVWLVVAILYLPTLTQCSPLFVMSAPNPLRVGAPEKVFVEAQDYAGGAFDITVRVKDFPFKTKLLAEQTLQLSQNNNYQALAEITIPMGDGVFDDDRGVNQYMYLIAQFPGKVMERVVLVSFQSGYIFVQTDKTIYTPSSTVRYRIYSLDVSMKPSEEPVTVDVVDAEGAVVSREDLTPHKGVCSGDYKLQAFGSTGTWTIVTRFKSTPQNNFTYNFEVKNYVLPQVEIMLSLQKSHFYIDDEELMVNITARYLNGMEVTGAAFIEFSLQHLETDHRSVAVATQRVKINGGMGHAAMTRQHLLQVSPGTDGIQHLTGALIHVNVTVVSQTGYETAHANSGIQIVTSPYTLHFKKTHTYFKPGLLFDVMLLVRNVDGSPAEGVQMQLSNRKSSDDITGTTGSNGLVKLTVNTDIADSSLAITATTKDPDLIDERQARQSMTAFPYESTTGSKNYLHIGISDTELMLGDQVKVDLIVKRSPGVENQDLTYLILSKGHLLQAERIKSQGQSVVSLSLTVTKDMAPSFRIVAYYHVGSSEVVSDSVWVDVKDTCIGKLVVKQSGPGEVYFQTRLEITGDPGAKVGLVAVDKGVYILNNKHRLSQTKIWDVIERQDTGCTAGSGENSMEVFYDAGLLFETSTAGGTNSRTGYRCPSHQRRQRSLEDDDKDAVIDILDDVIPRSHFQESFFWSMEQLPICAYGEQNCSSVSVTRDITVTEGLSGWVISAVSLSEASGLCVADPIEISRTKALFTLDLKVPAFSKCNEQLEVMAILHNPEDEDIKSHIQMC; encoded by the exons atggacggacggatgaaCAAACATTTTGGTATGCAgcaggtggtgatggaggtgtggCTGGTTGTTGCCATCCTCTATCTTCCCACTCTCACGCAATGCAGCCCACT GTTTGTAATGTCGGCTCCTAACCCGCTGAGGGTGGGCGCCCCAGAGAAGGTGTTTGTGGAGGCACAGGATTACGCTGGAGGTGCTTTTGACATCACAGTCAGGGTGAAAGACTTCCCATTCAAGACCAAGCTGTTGGCCGAGCAGACATTACAGCTAAGCCAGAACAACAACTATCAAGCACTGGCAGAAATCACA ATCCCGATGGGAGATGGTGTCTTCGATGACGACAGAGGCGTAAACCAGTATATGTATCTGATAGCCCAGTTTCCAGGGAAGGTGATGGAGAGAGTGGTGCTGGTGTCTTTCCAGTCCGGATACATCTTTGTACAGACTGACAAGACCATATACACACCATCCAGCACTG TTCGCTATAGAATCTACAGCCTGGATGTCTCCATGAAACCTTCAGAAGAGCCAGTAACTGTGGATGTAGTG GATGCGGAAGGGGCAGTAGTAAGCCGGGAGGATTTGACCCCACACAAGGGTGTCTGCTCAGGAGATTACAAACTTCAAGCCTTCGGCAG CACTGGGACATGGACAATTGTGACTAGATTCAAAAGTACACCACAGAATAACTTCACTTACAACTTTGAGGTGAAGAACTATG TCCTGCCCCAAGTGGAGATTATGCTGTCACTTCAGAAGTCCCATTTCTACATCGACGATGAGGAACTCATGGTGAATATCACTGCCAG GTACTTGAACGGGATGGAGGTGACTGGTGCTGCCTTCATTGAGTTTTCATTGCAACATCTGGAGACAGACCACAGGAGTGTAGCAGTAGCAACTCAGAGAGTGAAG ATCAATGGAGGCATGGGACATGCAGCAATGACAAGACAGCACCTCCTACAGGTGTCTCCTGGTACTGATGGCATACAGCATCTCACTGGAGCACTCATACATGTCAATGTGACCGTGGTTAGCCAAACAG GCTATGAAACAGCACATGCTAACAGTGGCATTCAAATTGTCACATCTCCTTACACCCTTCACTTCAAGAAGACACATACATACTTCAAGCCAGGATTACTATTTGATGTCATG CTGTTGGTGCGCAATGTGGATGGTTCCCCAGCGGAGGGCGTCCAGATGCAACTCTCAAACAGGAAGTCATCAGATGACATCACAGGCACTACAGGAAGTAATGGACTGGTGAAGCTAACGGTCAACACCGACATTGCAGACTCCTCACTGGCCATTACT GCTACAACAAAGGACCCCGATCTCATTGATGAGCGTCAGGCGAGGCAGAGCATGACAGCGTTCCCGTACGAGTCCACGACCGGCTCCAAGAACTACCTACACATCGGCATCAGTGATACTGAGCTCATGCTTGGAGACCAGGTCAAGGTTGACCTGATCGTCAAACGAAGCCCTGGAGTAGAGAACCAAGACCTCACTTACCTT atccTGAGCAAAGGTCATCTCCTGCAGGCAGAGAGGATAAAGTCACAGGGCCAGTCTGTGGTGTCCTTGAGCCTAACAGTGACCAAGGACATGGCCCCCTCCTTCCGCATCGTGGCCTACTACCATGTGGGATCCTCTGAGGTGGTGTCAGACTCAGTCTGGGTGGACGTCAAGGATACATGCATTGGGAAG CTGGTAGTGAAACAATCTGGACCAGGTGAAGTGTACTTTCAAACGCGCCTGGAGATCACTGGAGACCCAGGGGCCAAAGTGGGACTAGTGGCTGTGGACAAGGGCGTCTACATCCTCAACAACAAGCACAGACTCAGCCAGACCAAG ATCTGGGATGTCATTGAGAGACAGGACACTGGCTGCACGGCTGGCAGTGGTGAAAACAGTATGGAGGTTTTCTACGACGCTGGGCTACTATTTGAGACCAGTACCGCGGGAGGAACCAACTCACGAACAG GCTATCGCTGCCCCTCTCATCAAAGAAGACAACGCTCTCTTGAAG ATGATGACAAAGATGCAGTAATAGACATCTTGGATGACGTAATTCCGCGATCACACTTCCAGGAAAGCTTCTTTTGGAGCATGGAGCAGCTGCCAATATGTGCCTATGGTGAACAAAACTG TAGCAGTGTGTCTGTGACTAGGGACATCACCGTGACTGAGGGCCTCTCCGGCTGGGTCATCTCAGCAGTCAGTCTCTCAGAGGCAAGTG GCCTTTGTGTTGCGGACCCCATTGAGATCAGCAGGACGAAGGCCCTGTTCACGCTGGACCTGAAGGTTCCTGCGTTCTCTAAATGCAACGAGCAGCTGGAGGTTATGGCCATCCTGCACAACCCAGAGGATGAAGATATCAAG AGCCACATACAGATGTGCTGA